In Daucus carota subsp. sativus chromosome 4, DH1 v3.0, whole genome shotgun sequence, one DNA window encodes the following:
- the LOC108219506 gene encoding putative protein FAR1-RELATED SEQUENCE 10, with amino-acid sequence MTSKPLSNVWIRRQQCPCGDWKCYIKNEGDDHGENGAKSDKNEKGLVVQSPDVVYMPYVGQVFITDDEAFEYYSGFARKNGFSIRKARSTESQNLGVYRRDYVCYRSGFNQPRKKANVEHPRDRKSVRCGCDAKLYLTKEVVDGVTQWYVSQFSNIHNHELLEDDQVRLLPAYRKIQEADQERILLLSKAGFPVNRIVKVLELEKGVQPGQLPFIEKDVRNFVRTCKKTVEENDVLLAEKRENDMFEFIDACKATSLKDEGFVYNFSTDENGKVENIAWAYGQSIRAFSVFGDVVTFDTTYHSITYNLLLGVWFGIDNNGKPVIFGCVLLQDETSRSFSWAIEVFVQFMQGIRPQTIVTDIDLGLKDAISSELPSSKHVMCVWHIMCKLSSWFSVPLSVQYAEFKSEFDMLCHLENIEDFEQQWNNVVAHYGLCSDKHIALLFSYRAFWSYPYIRGHFLGRMLTAEYYKLVDTFLKSILSKQSCLQIFFEQIGIAANIVNQNKGKILCMPTKTCLPIEEHARGLLTPYSFSFLQHEIVLSMQYAITEMANGTYLVRHYKKLEGECLLICNSEDDLVNCSCKEFEHSGSLCRHVLRLLIVKNCFQIPDRYFPIRWRLESALVPLDDQVTQGISNENSQAFQSLTEALFSESLISKDRFSYVHKELTQLLDHVRDMPIPDEVPLNLAPNNAADY; translated from the exons ATGACGTCGAAACCGTTGAGTAATGTTTGGATTAGGCGGCAGCAGTGTCCGTGTGGAGATTGGAAGTGTTATATTAAGAATGAGGGTGATGATCATGGTGAAAATGGGGCTAAATCGGATAAGAATGAGAAAGGGTTAGTGGTGCAATCGCCCGATGTTGTTTATATGCCGTATGTGGGGCAGGTTTTTATAACGGACGATGAGGCGTTTGAGTATTATAGCGGTTTTGCTCGTAAGAACGGGTTTTCGATAAGGAAAGCGCGGTCGACTGAGAGTCAGAATTTGGGGGTGTATAGGAGGGATTATGTGTGTTATAGGTCGGGGTTTAATCAGCCGAGGAAGAAGGCGAATGTGGAACACCCGAGGGATAGGAAGTCGGTGCGGTGTGGGTGTGATGCGAAATTGTACTTGACAAAGGAAGTTGTGGATGGTGTGACGCAGTGGTATGTGTCTCAGTTTAGTAATATTCATAACCATGAGTTGTTGGAGGATGATCAAGTTCGTTTACTTCCGGCTTATAGGAAAATACAGGAGGCTGATCAGGAACGTATTCTTTTGCTGTCGAAAGCTGGATTTCCTGTTAATAGGATAGTGAAGGTGTTGGAGCTGGAAAAGGGTGTTCAACCAGGACAATTACCCTTTATTGAAAAAGATGTTCGCAATTTTGTTAGGACATGTAAAAAAACAGTTGAAGAAAACGATGTTCTACTTGCTGAGAAAAGAGAAAATGATATGTTTGAATTTATAGATGCTTGCAAGGCTACATCACTGAAGGATGAGGGATTTGTGTATAATTTTTCGACAGATGAAAATGGAAAAGTTGAAAACATTGCATGGGCATATGGCCAGTCAATTCGTGCATTTTCGGTGTTTGGAGATGTAGTTACTTTTGATACTACATATCACTCCATCACCTATAATTTGCTTTTAGGGGTCTGGTTTGGTATTGATAATAACGGCAAACCTGTTATTTTTGGGTGTGTTCTGTTACAAGATGAAACCTCTCGGTCATTTTCTTGGGCAATAGAG GTATTTGTGCAATTTATGCAAGGAATTCGTCCACAGACCATTGTTACTGATATAGACTTGGGGCTCAAAGATGCTATATCTTCTGAGTTACCAAGTTCTAAACATGTCATGTGTGTGTGGCATATTATGTGCAAGTTATCTAGCTGGTTCTCTGTGCCCCTCTCAGTGCAATATGCAGAGTTCAAATCAGAGTTTGATATGCTGTGTCATCTCGAGAACATAGAGGATTTCGAACAGCAGTGGAATAATGTGGTTGCTCATTATGGACTTTGTTCTGATAAACACATTGCACTTCTATTCTCTTATCGAGCATTCTGGTCATATCCCTACATTAGAGGTCACTTTCTTGGTCGTATGTTGACGGCTGAGTACTATAAGCTAGTGGATACATTCTTGAAGAGTATTTTGAGCAAGCAATCATGCTTGCAGATATTCTTTGAACAG ATTGGAATTGCTGCCAACATTGTAAATCAAAATAAAGGGAAGATTTTGTGTATGCCTACTAAGACATGCTTGCCTATCGAAGAACATGCAAGAGGTCTTCTCACACCTTACTCCTTCAGTTTCTTGCAGCACGAAATTGTGCTGTCCATGCAGTATGCGATAACAGAAATGGCTAATGGTACATATCTTGTGAGACACTACAAGAAATTGGAAGGAGAGTGTCTTCTAATTTGTAATTCAGAAGATGATCTTGTTAATTGTTCCTGTAAGGAATTTGAACACTCAGGCAGCCTATGCAGGCACGTTCTTCGACTACTAATAGTAAAGAATTGCTTTCAGATTCCTGATAGATATTTTCCTATCCGGTGGCGGCTTGAGAGTGCCTTAGTTCCTTTGGATGATCAAGTAACTCAAGGCATCAGCAATGAAAATTCTCAAGCATTTCAGTCTCTTACCGAAGCTCTATTTTCAGAGTCATTGATTTCTAAGGATCGGTTCTCTTATGTTCATAAAGAACTTACACAACTACTTGATCATGTCCGTGATATGCCTATCCCTGATGAAGTTCCCTTGAATTTGGCCCCTAACAATGCCGCTGACTATTAG